The Kribbella jejuensis region CGACGGCAGGCCGAGCAGGGACGGGTTGGCGAGTGCCTTGGCGGCCGCGCCCGGCGGCAGCTTCATCTTGGAGCCTTGCAGGATCAGCGCGACCTCGGCCTTGGTCTTGCCGGCCGGGAAGCTGATCCGGGTCACCAGCACCGACAGCTGCGTGTCCAGCATCAGGTCCAGCGCGGCCTTCGCCGACATGTGCTTGCGGAGCGTGTACGTCGCGGCCTGGATCTGCAGCGACCGCGGGTCGTCGCGGGCCACCCGCTCGAAGGCGCGGGCGCTCTTCACGACCTCCTTCTTCTCCAGGGTGTCCGCGATCGACGAGACGGCCTGGCCCTTGGAGATCTCCACGACCACCGTGCCGGTGCCCTGTCCCTGGTAGTCCGGCGCGGAGAACACCCCGGCGAGCGCGTCCTTGGCCTTGCCGAAACCGAGCACCGCACCGGCCACGATGGCCCCGACGACGAGCAGCGAGACCAGGCCGGCGAAGCAGCCGAACGCGCGACGGCCACGGGCCCGGCGGCGGTTCGCGCGCCGCTCCACCCGGGTCTCGGCGCGCAGACCCAGGCCGCTACCGAGGTCGTGCTGTTCCTCGCCCTCGTTCAGGTCTTCGTCCACCGATGGTCCGTTCACAGGGGCCTCCCGGGTGGGTTGCCGGTCTCGCGCTCCAGGTCGAGCGCGTGCTGGAGAATAACGACCGCGGCGGCCTGATCGACAACGGCCCGCCGTTTGGAGCCCTTCTTTCCCCGTTCCCGCAACTGCCGTTCGGCGGTGACCGTGGTGAACCGTTCGTCCACCAGCCGGACCGCCGTCCCCGAGTTCTGCTCGCGTACCTTCTCCTGCACCTGCTCCGCCGTCTCCCG contains the following coding sequences:
- the mltG gene encoding endolytic transglycosylase MltG; translated protein: MNGPSVDEDLNEGEEQHDLGSGLGLRAETRVERRANRRRARGRRAFGCFAGLVSLLVVGAIVAGAVLGFGKAKDALAGVFSAPDYQGQGTGTVVVEISKGQAVSSIADTLEKKEVVKSARAFERVARDDPRSLQIQAATYTLRKHMSAKAALDLMLDTQLSVLVTRISFPAGKTKAEVALILQGSKMKLPPGAAAKALANPSLLGLPSYAHNNPEGFLFPGTYDVPKNANAYTMIKLMTANYAKAAASLDLVNSAKRKGLDPYQAVIVASIIGAETNRQQDYAKVARVIYNRLSAGMYLGMDSTVHYVVGKDGGVYTTPEQRKNPSPYNTYNHKGLPPTPINSPTREELSAAINPAPGPWKYFTLVNLDTGETAFATTFAEHQANVKKLQLWCQAHKNRC
- the ruvX gene encoding Holliday junction resolvase RuvX, whose product is MRTGVRIALDIGDARIGVASSDPRGILATPVETVRRGPGDLDRIAALAAELEAFEIVVGLPRSLSGGEGPSAVKIRETAEQVQEKVREQNSGTAVRLVDERFTTVTAERQLRERGKKGSKRRAVVDQAAAVVILQHALDLERETGNPPGRPL